AGGAGGAATCCCAACAAACACACCTAAACCGATTACAACAGAAAGGCACATCAACATATAACGTTTCAACATAGAACACGCTCCTTAATTGTTGTTGTCTGGTAACGGTTAACATATCTTCTAATAAAAAAGCGACCTAGCAAATATGTCAGGTCGCCGCTTATTATGAAATCCATTAACCAGATGTTACTTTTGTGTTGCCTTCCATGCCTCTACCTGTTTCTGTACTTCTGCAGTCAACTTATCCGCACCGTTCGCTTTTAGCTTATCGATAAATTTTGGTAGGTACGTCTTCGGATCGACCATTCCATAATCCAAAGGCTTTTTAAACTCTTTCACTACGTTCTGCAATGCAGCAATTTCCGTCTGAACCGGTGTAGCATCAAAATTGAAACCAAGATGTGATGTCGGGATAGATGCATCATTAAATTTCTTAAATATGTCTACGATATTAGCAGGATAAGAAACGTCCCATGTTTGATTGAATACTGTTCCCCACTGCCAGCCAAATGTATAATCATATGGATGATTTTTTGCATCAATGCCAGCTACTGCAGAACGATCCAATTGATCCCCCTTCATGACATAATGTGTCCCTTCAATACCATGGCGTAAAAGCGTTCCAACATACTTATCCGTATTTACGAGGTTCAATAGCATCATCGCGCGATCCTTATGCTTAGAATTCGCGGAAATGGCTTGTAATCCACCAAAAACATCGGATGTTTCAAAAATAGGATTCGCTAGCGGAATATAGGTGACGCCATGACCAACCTGAGTCGCATATGTCGTTTCATAGCCTGGGGCATAGCCAATCGGCCAGGCAAAGATTTTACCCGCTTTATCATCCGCCGTAATCTTACCTTCTTCGTTATACTTCACAGTATCTTTTGGCAAGTATCCAGCGACCCACCACTGATGTTGCAGCTCTGTAAATGCGGCGTACTCTGGTGTTGCATATTGATTAAATACCTCGGCAGATTGTGATGCATAAGTATTCGTTGTATCCACCTTAGCAACTGCAGGCAAATCCCAGTCCCCTGTTAAATGTTCAGCACCTAGTATCATATCTGCTGTTAAGCCTGTAAAAGGGATGATACTAGGATCCTTCTGTTTCAAATCTTTAAAGTATGGTTCTAAATCCTCAATTTTCTTCACTTTCGTCAAGTCATAACCATACTTATCCGCAATATCCGTGTTAATAAACAAGCCGTATTGGTGACCCACCTCTTTATAGCTTGGAACGCCATAGATTTGTCCTTTCACACTAACGGCATCCCACATCGCTTTGGGGATAAAATCCTTCGTTTCTTTACCATATTCATCAAGAAGCTCATTCATCGGTGCAAATGCACCTTTTGCTACGTTAGGTAAGTATTGATTAACCCACCCCGCTGTAAATACAACGTCATACGGTTGACCCGTGGACATGATCAGCGGTATTTTTGTAGTAAAATCATCGTTCGTCATGACGACGAGATTCACCGTTGTATTGATCTTTTCTTTTAAATATTTATTCAATTCATCAATTACCAATTTCTCATCTTTCATTTTAGTACCCATATTCTGATACCAAGTTAATTCGACAGGGTCTAGATTTTGGGAAGAATCATCTTGCTTCTGCTCGTCTGTTGAAGTAGATGATGTTTGAGAAGTAGATGGCTCCGCAGTATTCTTACTCGTACATCCAGTTAACATAATAATTAGAACCAGTGATGTCATAAGTAGCCCTTTGAACTTTCTCATTCTTTTTCCCCCTATAAAAATATAATATATATGCTAACCGCACTTGGCGAGATCAGCCTTTGACACTACCCAGCGTCAATCCTTTGACAAAGAACTTCTGGAAGAACGGATAAGCAAATAAGATCGGAACCATAACCAATACCGTTAATGCCATCCTACCACTCTCTGTCGGAGAATTAAGTGCTAATTGAATACCGTCAGCCGAATTAGCAAGCTGCGAATTCTGCTTAATGAAATCGAGACTACTCTGCATTTTCATCAATAAATATTGAATGGGCACCAGCTTCGCATCATTGATATAGAGCAGTCCTAAAAACCAATCATTCCAATAACCAATGACGCTGAACAAACCGATTGTCGCCAATCCCGGCTTCGATAGAGGCACGATAATCCGTGTAAATATCGTCCATTCCCGTGCACCGTCTATTTTGGCTGATTCAATAATATCGTGTGAAATTGTCGTTGCAAAAAAGGTTCGAAGAATAATGACATAAAATGCGTTTACAGTATACGGTAGAATTAACGCCCAAATTGTATCATCGAGATGTAATAATGAGGTGTTAACCATATAGGAAGGTACTAGTCCTCCACTAAATAACATCGTGAAGAAGGTGAAAAAGGATAATGCTTTCCCGTATTTAAAATCCTTGCGTGAGAGAGTGTAGGCGAACATAGACATCACGACGAGGCTCAGAAGGGTACCTCCGACAGTTACGATAATGGAAATAATATATGACTGAAGGATCTGATCCCCTGTCTTGAACAAAAATTCGTACGCTTCGAGACTAAATGCCTTCGGGAAAAATTGATATCCATACGTATTTAAGTCCTGTTCACTTGTAAAAGAAACGACAAGGACGAGTATCACAGGCAGGATGCATATCAGCGTAAAGATGAGCATCAAGCCGTGCATTATAATACTCCAGGGTAACGACACGGAGTTAATTGAATAGTGTTTTCTACGAGCTACTGCCATACCTGTACCCCCTCTCTCTAAAATAGTGCTTGCTCTTTATCGATTTTTCGGACAACCAGATTGGATACTAGCACTAACACAAATCCTATGATGGACTGGTAGAAGTTCGCGGCAGCCGACATCCCGATATTCCCTAACGTCTTAAGCCCGTTGTATACATAGGTATCGATTACTTGTGTCACTTCGTACAGTTGCCCAGAATCACGAGGAACCTGGAAGAACAACCCGAAATCTGCGTAAAAGATTTTGCCTATGGCTAGAATCGTTAGAATAATCATCATCGGCTTGAGTGCAGGAATCGTAATATGCCAAATCTGCTTCCATTTCGAAGCACCATCGATCACAGCAGCTTCATAATATTCACTTGAAATACTCATAATGGAGGCAAGGTAAATGACACTGGTATATCCAATGGACTTCCATAGGTGAGCGAAGACTAGAATATACGGCCAATATTTTGTCTCTGAATACCACGCTATGGGGTCAAATCCCAGGGATTGAAGCAATGAATTCAAATACCCCTTATCGACATTCAGAAATGCGTAAAAGATAAAACCAGCTACAACCCACGAGAGGAAGTACGGCATAATGGTGAGCACTTGATACATTCTCGACATAAATCTACTCTTAATCTCGTTAAAGACAATAGCTAGAGCAACCGACAGAATCAATCCTAATACAATAAATAGAGCGTTATACAACAAGGTGTTGCGCGTAATATTCCAAGCATCACTTGTAGCAAACAAAAATTTGAAGTTCTCGAAACCGGACCACGGGCTGGCAAAAATTCCATCCGTATAATTATACTGTTTGAATGCTAGAACGACCCCAAACATCGGCAAGTAGTTAAATATAATAAGAAAAATGATTGCTGGAAGCGCCATCAAAAATAGAGCCCTATTAATTCTAATCTCCCTAACCAACCTCATTATGACCTTCCTTTCTATTTCAAATATTTCCTATAAATTAAGGTT
This window of the Paenibacillus sp. FSL R10-2734 genome carries:
- a CDS encoding carbohydrate ABC transporter permease codes for the protein MAVARRKHYSINSVSLPWSIIMHGLMLIFTLICILPVILVLVVSFTSEQDLNTYGYQFFPKAFSLEAYEFLFKTGDQILQSYIISIIVTVGGTLLSLVVMSMFAYTLSRKDFKYGKALSFFTFFTMLFSGGLVPSYMVNTSLLHLDDTIWALILPYTVNAFYVIILRTFFATTISHDIIESAKIDGAREWTIFTRIIVPLSKPGLATIGLFSVIGYWNDWFLGLLYINDAKLVPIQYLLMKMQSSLDFIKQNSQLANSADGIQLALNSPTESGRMALTVLVMVPILFAYPFFQKFFVKGLTLGSVKG
- a CDS encoding ABC transporter substrate-binding protein, with amino-acid sequence MRKFKGLLMTSLVLIIMLTGCTSKNTAEPSTSQTSSTSTDEQKQDDSSQNLDPVELTWYQNMGTKMKDEKLVIDELNKYLKEKINTTVNLVVMTNDDFTTKIPLIMSTGQPYDVVFTAGWVNQYLPNVAKGAFAPMNELLDEYGKETKDFIPKAMWDAVSVKGQIYGVPSYKEVGHQYGLFINTDIADKYGYDLTKVKKIEDLEPYFKDLKQKDPSIIPFTGLTADMILGAEHLTGDWDLPAVAKVDTTNTYASQSAEVFNQYATPEYAAFTELQHQWWVAGYLPKDTVKYNEEGKITADDKAGKIFAWPIGYAPGYETTYATQVGHGVTYIPLANPIFETSDVFGGLQAISANSKHKDRAMMLLNLVNTDKYVGTLLRHGIEGTHYVMKGDQLDRSAVAGIDAKNHPYDYTFGWQWGTVFNQTWDVSYPANIVDIFKKFNDASIPTSHLGFNFDATPVQTEIAALQNVVKEFKKPLDYGMVDPKTYLPKFIDKLKANGADKLTAEVQKQVEAWKATQK
- a CDS encoding ABC transporter permease subunit, coding for MALPAIIFLIIFNYLPMFGVVLAFKQYNYTDGIFASPWSGFENFKFLFATSDAWNITRNTLLYNALFIVLGLILSVALAIVFNEIKSRFMSRMYQVLTIMPYFLSWVVAGFIFYAFLNVDKGYLNSLLQSLGFDPIAWYSETKYWPYILVFAHLWKSIGYTSVIYLASIMSISSEYYEAAVIDGASKWKQIWHITIPALKPMMIILTILAIGKIFYADFGLFFQVPRDSGQLYEVTQVIDTYVYNGLKTLGNIGMSAAANFYQSIIGFVLVLVSNLVVRKIDKEQALF